In Monomorium pharaonis isolate MP-MQ-018 chromosome 3, ASM1337386v2, whole genome shotgun sequence, a genomic segment contains:
- the LOC105832204 gene encoding uncharacterized protein LOC105832204 isoform X4 has protein sequence MYTVIEFVDGIMAVPSAWVDTKELICKWPPYSNADIKKAIIDIDEVAENWDTLSIIRVFGKSVHDTNNNILIPRQNTSDVGKTFEKSVRVAKTHDISKIPNNDISEKLNYIIGLEEENVKKNNAILQEIKEIRKVMINFRTKTYNDPTVQAVEESINKETNLNNFFPLDDHNALEALEEKLKNRIFQKDVMTLLAKRGGRNANELINNILAKVFTNSFATQYSYYGKRKKKALSELKITKCIIASRTNNHRFAHYEHPHYSRLLPDEQHRTTLAAEVDRWKIF, from the exons atgtatacagtTATCGAGTTTGTGGACGGTATTATGGCAGTGCCAAGTGCATGGGTTGATACTAAAGAGCTTATATGCAAATGGCCTCCATATTCAAATGCTGACATTAAGAAAGccattattgatattgatgaAGTTGCCGAAAACTGGGACACGTTGTCTATTATTAGAGTATTTGGAAAATCAGTTC ATGATACAAACAATAACATCCTCATTCCTAGGCAAAATACCAGCGATGTTGgaaaaacatttgaaaaaagtgTTCGTGTTGCTAAAACTCATGATATAAGTAAAATACCAAACAATGACATTAGCGAAAAactcaattatataattg gtttagaagaagaaaatgtcaagaaaaataatgctatattgcaggaaataaaagaaattcgaAAAGTAATGATTAATTTCCGTACGAAAACATATAATGACCCTACAGTACAGGCTGTAGAAGaatctataaataaagaaacaaatttgaataatttttttccgctTGATGACCATAATGCACTAGAGGCACtggaagaaaaattgaaaaatcgaATATTCCAGAAGGATGTG ATGACATTGTTAGCCAAAAGAGGAGGGCGAAATGCAAATGAACTTATAAACAACATTTTAGCAAAGGTATTCACAAACAGTTTCGCTACACAGTATAGTTATTATGGAAAACGGAAAAAGAAGGCTTTATCCGAACTGAAAATCACCAAATGTATTATTG CTTCGAGAACTAATAATCATAGATTCGCTCATTACGAACATCCTCACTACAGTCGCTTATTACCGGACGAACAACACAGGACAACGTTGGCTGCTGAAGTCGATCGGTGgaagattttttga
- the LOC105832204 gene encoding uncharacterized protein LOC105832204 isoform X2, producing MAVPSAWVDTKELICKWPPYSNADIKKAIIDIDEVAENWDTLSIIRVFGKSVHDTNNNILIPRQNTSDVGKTFEKSVRVAKTHDISKIPNNDISEKLNYIIGLEEENVKKNNAILQEIKEIRKVMINFRTKTYNDPTVQAVEESINKETNLNNFFPLDDHNALEALEEKLKNRIFQKDVMTLLAKRGGRNANELINNILAKVFTNSFATQYSYYGKRKKKALSELKITKCIIVAYYRTNNTGQRWLLKSIGGRFFEKKTYFPKMNYYVPIQENETRDKPTVSQPRHTPRILKRRFPLTATSYKYLEMGISIGSEPFVEILLGDNKGNHIILPYTTWQKFIERRVDVEELVRATIPSSRLFICDLVMEIVNVHDKNIVKLILCNIYIYIYIYMKPLTILFLLNLEHCVESMYNQLYKNNYSVSDKYKHFVNLLRQNYITNKCDALKLLFKSYDKTCIIDCELVTYASDNIVHDALRN from the exons ATGGCAGTGCCAAGTGCATGGGTTGATACTAAAGAGCTTATATGCAAATGGCCTCCATATTCAAATGCTGACATTAAGAAAGccattattgatattgatgaAGTTGCCGAAAACTGGGACACGTTGTCTATTATTAGAGTATTTGGAAAATCAGTTC ATGATACAAACAATAACATCCTCATTCCTAGGCAAAATACCAGCGATGTTGgaaaaacatttgaaaaaagtgTTCGTGTTGCTAAAACTCATGATATAAGTAAAATACCAAACAATGACATTAGCGAAAAactcaattatataattg gtttagaagaagaaaatgtcaagaaaaataatgctatattgcaggaaataaaagaaattcgaAAAGTAATGATTAATTTCCGTACGAAAACATATAATGACCCTACAGTACAGGCTGTAGAAGaatctataaataaagaaacaaatttgaataatttttttccgctTGATGACCATAATGCACTAGAGGCACtggaagaaaaattgaaaaatcgaATATTCCAGAAGGATGTG ATGACATTGTTAGCCAAAAGAGGAGGGCGAAATGCAAATGAACTTATAAACAACATTTTAGCAAAGGTATTCACAAACAGTTTCGCTACACAGTATAGTTATTATGGAAAACGGAAAAAGAAGGCTTTATCCGAACTGAAAATCACCAAATGTATTATTG TCGCTTATTACCGGACGAACAACACAGGACAACGTTGGCTGCTGAAGTCGATCGGTGgaagattttttgaaaaaaaaacgtacttCCCGAAGATGAACTACTACGTTCCAATTCAGGAAAACGAAACTCGtgataaacc aaCAGTATCACAGCCGCGCCATACACCCCGCATCCTGAAAAGGAGATTTCCCCTTACGGCTACATCTTATAAGTACTTGGAAATGGGAATCAGCATAGGGTCTGAGCCTTTTGTAGAAATACTGCTTGGCGACAACAAGGGTAACCACATAATTTTACCATACACAACATGGCAAAAATTTATCGAGAGACGTGTGGATGTTGAGGAACTCGTACGGGCAACTATACCATCTTCGAGactttttatttgtgatttaGTAATGGAAATTGTAAACGTACACgataaaaatatcgtaaaattaatactatgtaatatctatatatatatatatatatatatgaaaccattaacaatattatttttacttaatcttGAACACTGCGTTGAATCTAtgtataatcaattatataaaaataattatagtgtaagtgataaatataaacattttgtaaatcttttacgtcaaaattatattactaataagTGTGATgctctaaaattattatttaaaagttatgatAAAACTTGTATAATAGATTGCGAACTAGTGACTTATGCATCCGACAATATTGTACATGATGCTttacgtaattaa
- the LOC105832204 gene encoding uncharacterized protein LOC105832204 isoform X1 — protein sequence MYTVIEFVDGIMAVPSAWVDTKELICKWPPYSNADIKKAIIDIDEVAENWDTLSIIRVFGKSVHDTNNNILIPRQNTSDVGKTFEKSVRVAKTHDISKIPNNDISEKLNYIIGLEEENVKKNNAILQEIKEIRKVMINFRTKTYNDPTVQAVEESINKETNLNNFFPLDDHNALEALEEKLKNRIFQKDVMTLLAKRGGRNANELINNILAKVFTNSFATQYSYYGKRKKKALSELKITKCIIVAYYRTNNTGQRWLLKSIGGRFFEKKTYFPKMNYYVPIQENETRDKPTVSQPRHTPRILKRRFPLTATSYKYLEMGISIGSEPFVEILLGDNKGNHIILPYTTWQKFIERRVDVEELVRATIPSSRLFICDLVMEIVNVHDKNIVKLILCNIYIYIYIYMKPLTILFLLNLEHCVESMYNQLYKNNYSVSDKYKHFVNLLRQNYITNKCDALKLLFKSYDKTCIIDCELVTYASDNIVHDALRN from the exons atgtatacagtTATCGAGTTTGTGGACGGTATTATGGCAGTGCCAAGTGCATGGGTTGATACTAAAGAGCTTATATGCAAATGGCCTCCATATTCAAATGCTGACATTAAGAAAGccattattgatattgatgaAGTTGCCGAAAACTGGGACACGTTGTCTATTATTAGAGTATTTGGAAAATCAGTTC ATGATACAAACAATAACATCCTCATTCCTAGGCAAAATACCAGCGATGTTGgaaaaacatttgaaaaaagtgTTCGTGTTGCTAAAACTCATGATATAAGTAAAATACCAAACAATGACATTAGCGAAAAactcaattatataattg gtttagaagaagaaaatgtcaagaaaaataatgctatattgcaggaaataaaagaaattcgaAAAGTAATGATTAATTTCCGTACGAAAACATATAATGACCCTACAGTACAGGCTGTAGAAGaatctataaataaagaaacaaatttgaataatttttttccgctTGATGACCATAATGCACTAGAGGCACtggaagaaaaattgaaaaatcgaATATTCCAGAAGGATGTG ATGACATTGTTAGCCAAAAGAGGAGGGCGAAATGCAAATGAACTTATAAACAACATTTTAGCAAAGGTATTCACAAACAGTTTCGCTACACAGTATAGTTATTATGGAAAACGGAAAAAGAAGGCTTTATCCGAACTGAAAATCACCAAATGTATTATTG TCGCTTATTACCGGACGAACAACACAGGACAACGTTGGCTGCTGAAGTCGATCGGTGgaagattttttgaaaaaaaaacgtacttCCCGAAGATGAACTACTACGTTCCAATTCAGGAAAACGAAACTCGtgataaacc aaCAGTATCACAGCCGCGCCATACACCCCGCATCCTGAAAAGGAGATTTCCCCTTACGGCTACATCTTATAAGTACTTGGAAATGGGAATCAGCATAGGGTCTGAGCCTTTTGTAGAAATACTGCTTGGCGACAACAAGGGTAACCACATAATTTTACCATACACAACATGGCAAAAATTTATCGAGAGACGTGTGGATGTTGAGGAACTCGTACGGGCAACTATACCATCTTCGAGactttttatttgtgatttaGTAATGGAAATTGTAAACGTACACgataaaaatatcgtaaaattaatactatgtaatatctatatatatatatatatatatatgaaaccattaacaatattatttttacttaatcttGAACACTGCGTTGAATCTAtgtataatcaattatataaaaataattatagtgtaagtgataaatataaacattttgtaaatcttttacgtcaaaattatattactaataagTGTGATgctctaaaattattatttaaaagttatgatAAAACTTGTATAATAGATTGCGAACTAGTGACTTATGCATCCGACAATATTGTACATGATGCTttacgtaattaa
- the LOC105832204 gene encoding uncharacterized protein LOC105832204 isoform X3, which translates to MINFRTKTYNDPTVQAVEESINKETNLNNFFPLDDHNALEALEEKLKNRIFQKDVMTLLAKRGGRNANELINNILAKVFTNSFATQYSYYGKRKKKALSELKITKCIIVAYYRTNNTGQRWLLKSIGGRFFEKKTYFPKMNYYVPIQENETRDKPTVSQPRHTPRILKRRFPLTATSYKYLEMGISIGSEPFVEILLGDNKGNHIILPYTTWQKFIERRVDVEELVRATIPSSRLFICDLVMEIVNVHDKNIVKLILCNIYIYIYIYMKPLTILFLLNLEHCVESMYNQLYKNNYSVSDKYKHFVNLLRQNYITNKCDALKLLFKSYDKTCIIDCELVTYASDNIVHDALRN; encoded by the exons ATGATTAATTTCCGTACGAAAACATATAATGACCCTACAGTACAGGCTGTAGAAGaatctataaataaagaaacaaatttgaataatttttttccgctTGATGACCATAATGCACTAGAGGCACtggaagaaaaattgaaaaatcgaATATTCCAGAAGGATGTG ATGACATTGTTAGCCAAAAGAGGAGGGCGAAATGCAAATGAACTTATAAACAACATTTTAGCAAAGGTATTCACAAACAGTTTCGCTACACAGTATAGTTATTATGGAAAACGGAAAAAGAAGGCTTTATCCGAACTGAAAATCACCAAATGTATTATTG TCGCTTATTACCGGACGAACAACACAGGACAACGTTGGCTGCTGAAGTCGATCGGTGgaagattttttgaaaaaaaaacgtacttCCCGAAGATGAACTACTACGTTCCAATTCAGGAAAACGAAACTCGtgataaacc aaCAGTATCACAGCCGCGCCATACACCCCGCATCCTGAAAAGGAGATTTCCCCTTACGGCTACATCTTATAAGTACTTGGAAATGGGAATCAGCATAGGGTCTGAGCCTTTTGTAGAAATACTGCTTGGCGACAACAAGGGTAACCACATAATTTTACCATACACAACATGGCAAAAATTTATCGAGAGACGTGTGGATGTTGAGGAACTCGTACGGGCAACTATACCATCTTCGAGactttttatttgtgatttaGTAATGGAAATTGTAAACGTACACgataaaaatatcgtaaaattaatactatgtaatatctatatatatatatatatatatatgaaaccattaacaatattatttttacttaatcttGAACACTGCGTTGAATCTAtgtataatcaattatataaaaataattatagtgtaagtgataaatataaacattttgtaaatcttttacgtcaaaattatattactaataagTGTGATgctctaaaattattatttaaaagttatgatAAAACTTGTATAATAGATTGCGAACTAGTGACTTATGCATCCGACAATATTGTACATGATGCTttacgtaattaa
- the LOC118644639 gene encoding uncharacterized protein LOC118644639, giving the protein MTTPVGTDSSSRSQSQSLASVDVSTNELLLKLLEQHRASDAKFSAFIEEQRRTNQELNAKLNQLNVVAGNVERNSQRITSLEQSCATIARDVGDLKSHQRSSELDSHSRTHNMLIISGVPSTLSITPLTLVRNVFTKLGIPELSCHILEIRTVARESGRAVSHDRPLPVSTSVSLFVTLASVAVRDIVISKKRARRVLVQSEVCKNDSGGNIYVNELLPKNIYELLKQTKHTAKKKSYQYVWVSRGRVNVRRSDGEPVIRVDSVADLDKLA; this is encoded by the coding sequence ATGACCACCCCTGTGGGTACCGATTCTTCGTCGCGGTCGCAGTCGCAGTCACTGGCTAGTGTTGATGTCTCAACCAATGAACTTTTGCTGAAGTTGCTTGAACAACACAGGGCGTCTGACGCCAAATTCTCTGCTTTTATCGAGGAACAGCGACGTACTAATCAGGAGCTTAACGCTAAGctaaatcaattaaatgttgTTGCTGGAAATGTGGAGAGAAATAGTCAGCGTATCACTTCGTTGGAGCAAAGCTGTGCTACCATTGCGCGTGACGTGGGTGACTTAAAGAGTCATCAGAGATCGTCTGAATTAGACTCGCATAGCCGAACACACAATATGCTTATCATATCTGGCGTGCCATCCACGTTGTCTATTACCCCTTTGACTCTTGTTCGCAATGTGTTTACGAAGCTTGGTATCCCTGAACTGTCGTGCCATATTTTGGAGATTAGGACCGTTGCTCGTGAATCAGGTCGCGCAGTGTCTCATGATCGTCCTTTGCCGGTCTCTACCTCCGTTTCACTCTTTGTCACTTTAGCTTCTGTTGCTGTTCGTGATATCGTCATTTCGAAGAAGCGTGCGCGTCGTGTGCTAGTGCAAAGTGAGGTTTGCAAGAACGATTCAGGCGGAAATATTTACGTGAATGAGCTGCTTCCCAAAAACATATATGAACTGCTGAAGCAAACAAAGCATACGGCCAAGAAGAAATCATATCAATATGTATGGGTCAGCAGGGGTCGTGTTAACGTTAGACGCTCGGATGGCGAACCTGTGATTCGAGTGGACTCGGTGGCTGACCTTGATAAGTTGGCTTAA
- the LOC118644640 gene encoding uncharacterized protein LOC118644640, with translation MTLGNNCIAFMFDEIRYELDGVEIDCNRNVGITSTLKNYITMLSNRTKIVDNAGWDPWHPANGYFNFCVPLNMLLGFCEDYKRVVINARHELILIRARNDNNCLVGDSAQEPEIELFKVQWRMPHVLLNEKNKLSMLRALESGRYLSMAFRSWDLYEFPLLQRTTKHTWAIKIATQLEKPRYVVFALQAGRHSEKRHA, from the coding sequence ATGACATTGGGGAATAATTGCATCGCGTTTATGTTTGATGAGATTCGATATGAACTTGACGGTGTAGAGATTGATTGCAACAGAAACgttggaataaccagcacGCTCAAGAATTATATAACCATGTTATCCAACAGAACCAAAATTGTGGATAACGCTGGTTGGGATCCGTGGCATCCTGCGAatggatactttaatttttgcgtacCACTTAACATGCTACTGGGATTTTGCGAAGATTACAAACGCGTGGTGATTAACGCTCGTCACGAGTTGATCTTGATACGCGCGCGCAACGATAATAATTGTCTAGTCGGCGATTCAGCGCAGGAaccggaaattgaattattcaaagtaCAGTGGCGAATGCCGCATGTGCTGttgaatgagaaaaataaactatCGATGCTGCGTGCTCTGGAAAGCGGGCGATACCTTAGCATGGCTTTTCGCTCGTGGGATCTGTATGAGTTTCCATTATTGCAACGCACAACCAAACATACATGGGCTATCAAGATCGCTACTCAGCTCGAGAAGCCACGTTACGTTGTCTTCGCTCTGCAGGCTGGTAGACATTCAGAAAAACGTCATGCTTGA